In Paracoccus sp. N5, the DNA window CCGCGCGAATTGCTGGCCCGCATCCATGCCGTCCTGCGCCGGGTGCCGCCCGAACTGCCCGCCCCCGCCCTGCTCCGGCGCCGCTTCGCCGGGCTGGTGCACGAGGCCGGCCGCGCCACCGTCACCCTGCCCTCGGGGCAGGAGGTGGCGCTGACCTCGGGCGAGAACCGGCTTCTGTCGCTGTTTCTCGACCACCCCGGCCAGGTGCTGTCTCGGATGCGGCTTCTCGACCTGCTGGCGGGGCGCGAGATGCGGGCCTATGACCGCGCGGTCGACAATACCGTCAGCCGGCTGCGCCACAAGATCGAGGCCAATCCGCGCCTGCCGCAGCTGATCGTCACCGAATGGGGCGGCGGCTACCGGCTGGGCGCCGAAGTCGAGCCGCTGGCATGAGCCGGCTCTGGCCCGGCGGGCTTGCGGCGCGCTTCTCGCTCTTGCTGATCGCGGCGCTGCTCGGCGCCAACCTGATCGCCGCCTGGGTCATGGCGCGCGAGGGCTCGGCCTTCGACCGCGCCATCCGCCTGCAGGGCGACGCGCATCGGCTGCACGCGCTGGTCGCGGCGCTGGAGACCGCGGACCTTGCCACCGCACGGCTGCTGCCCGGCACCAGCAGCACCGGCTTCACCCGCTTCTGGGTCGCCTCGCAGCCGCCCGACCTCAGCGAGACCACGCGCCTGCCCGACCACGAAGCCGACCTCGCGTCCGAACTGCCGGGCCGGCTGATCCGCATCCACGAAAGCACCCCCCAGCCCGCCGAGCAGGAGCGCGCGCCCCTGATGCTGGTCTCGGTCCGGCTGGAGCGCGGCGTCGATGCCGGGCAATGGCTGAACGCGCTGGTCTATCCGCTGCCGGCGCATGATGCCTGGCAATGGAAGCAGGGCTTCTTCGCGCCGCTGCTCGCCTCGCTTCTGGGCACGCTGGCGGTGGGGCTCGTGTTCGTGCGGCGGATGACCCGCCCGCTCAGCGCCCTGGCCGAGGCCGCCCGCGCCGCCGGCCGCGGCGACCGCAGCGCCCGCGTCACCGAATGCGGCGCGAGCGAGCTGCGCGAGGCGGCGCTGGCCTTCAACGACATGCAGCGCCGCATCGCCGGCTTCGAGGCCGAACGCATGCGCATGCTTGCCGCCCTTGCCCATGACATGCGCACCCCGATCACCGGCCTGCGCATCCGCGCCGAGATGCTGGAGGGCGACGAACAGCGCCAGGACATGATCCGCGTCCTCGACGAAATGGCGGTGATGGCCGACGGGCTGATGCATGCCGCCTCGGCCCGGCGCGGTGCCGAGCCGCTGCAACCCGTCGACCTCGACGCAACCCTGGCGCAGCTCTGCGCCGAAAGCGAGGCGAGCTACGCCGGCCCGGGCCCGCTGGTGCTGCCGCTGCGTCCGGTCGCCATCCGCCGCGCAATCCGCAATCTGCTCGACAATGCCCGCCGCTATGCCGGTCCGGCCCGGGTCAGCCTGAAGCGCGGCCCGAACGCGGCGCTGATCCGCATCGAGGACGACGGCCCCGGCATCCCGCCCGCGCTGCTGCCGCGCGTGACCGAACCCTTCGTGCGCGGCGAGGCCAGCCGCAACCCGGCCACGGGCGGCACCGGCTTGGGCC includes these proteins:
- a CDS encoding response regulator transcription factor; this encodes MTDTLEPRILIVDDARDIREPLGQYLRRNGFRIRLAADAVEARAALEQDPVHLAIIDVMMPGEDGLSLCRDLVQSRRLPVILLTARTAQEDRVQGLDLGADDYVTKPFDPRELLARIHAVLRRVPPELPAPALLRRRFAGLVHEAGRATVTLPSGQEVALTSGENRLLSLFLDHPGQVLSRMRLLDLLAGREMRAYDRAVDNTVSRLRHKIEANPRLPQLIVTEWGGGYRLGAEVEPLA
- a CDS encoding ATP-binding protein, translated to MSRLWPGGLAARFSLLLIAALLGANLIAAWVMAREGSAFDRAIRLQGDAHRLHALVAALETADLATARLLPGTSSTGFTRFWVASQPPDLSETTRLPDHEADLASELPGRLIRIHESTPQPAEQERAPLMLVSVRLERGVDAGQWLNALVYPLPAHDAWQWKQGFFAPLLASLLGTLAVGLVFVRRMTRPLSALAEAARAAGRGDRSARVTECGASELREAALAFNDMQRRIAGFEAERMRMLAALAHDMRTPITGLRIRAEMLEGDEQRQDMIRVLDEMAVMADGLMHAASARRGAEPLQPVDLDATLAQLCAESEASYAGPGPLVLPLRPVAIRRAIRNLLDNARRYAGPARVSLKRGPNAALIRIEDDGPGIPPALLPRVTEPFVRGEASRNPATGGTGLGLSIAQDVIAAHGGTLELGNRAEGGLRIQIRLPLDTQG